TAAATAtgcagtttgtttccaaaaggtaccgagttcaaaaatatttaaaaaatagttaTAGGCGACAGCAAATTGTTGGCTAAGAGCAGAAtgttatgtacagatcaaaactcTTGAAATGTATCAAGTCATTTCAGTACAGAGctttgaaaattgcattttatagcaaaagaatgtgTAACATCAGTACATTTTTTTactcctgtaaaatttgttcatatggatttggtaccttttggaaacaaactccacaaatgTTGAGGGCTGACTGTACACTGAATAAATGCCACGAAGCCATGAAAAAGTCCAATGGAAATTCTAGCCAATCACGCGACAGTTGAAAGGGCCCCTCAGTACATCTGGTTGGGGTAAGGCCACAATGGCAGAAAAGAGACAGGGTTTTCTCCCGCATGGATGCGCTGGTGTCTCTTGTGATGAGAGCTGCGACTGAAACTTTTCCCGCAGTAAGTGCacgtgtagggtttctccccggtgtggaTGCGGTTATGCTGGGTGAGGGTGGATTTGTCAGTGAAGCTCTTCCCGCAGTCGGTGCAAGTGTagggcttctccccggtgtggatCCTCTTGTGCCTGATAAGGTTGGAGCTGACGTTGAAGCATTTCCCACAGTGGTTACACTCAAAGGGCTTCTCCCCCGTATGGATGCGCATGTGCTTGACAAGGTCTGAGGTCTGGTTGAAGCTCTGCCAGCACTCAGCGCATGTGTGAGGGATTTCAAAGGGAGGGTGCTGCTTCTTGGAGACTctggcctttttggctttgccagGAGCTGACGGCTTGGTGGAGGCACCGCTCTCGGGGAGGATGCATTTGCTTTGCTCTTTTCCCAGCGGGCTCTTCAGGTGCCGCTTGTGATGGGAGCTGCGGCTGAAGGTTTTCCCGCAGTCAATGCACTGGAAGGGCTTCTCTCCGGTGTGGGTCCGCACGTGCTGCACCAAGGTAGATTTGTCAGTGAAACTCTTCCCGCACTCCGAGCAGAGGTATGGTTTCTCACCTGTGTGAATCCTCTGGTGCCGGCTCAGGTTGGAACTGATGCTGAATGTTTTGCCGCAGTCTGaacatttgtagggtttctctcccgtgtggattcTCTGGTGGTTGTTCAGGTCAGAACTCTGCACAAATGTCTGCCCGCACTCTGTGCAAATGTTCAAGTTCTCTCCTGAGGAGGTTCTTTGAGGAGCAATGGCACCTTTGCGTTTGCTCAACTTTTTATCAAGTGTGTCCACTTTCCCCTTACTGTGCACCAGAAAGAGATTCTGCGGCTGTTCTTCAGATTTCTTATGACCCTTGGGCCGTCTTTTTTGGCTTGATGCCTGAGGACCTTTCCCTTTGGATCGTTTTGGAGGCATCTTGATGGGATTCTGCTGAAGTCAAATACTTGCTTCTGAAGTCACGGTTGGAGttccatatcctgctctgaacAAGAAAGACAACAAGTTTAAATATGATACAACCAGAGacaaggttttttcccccctgtaagttgcttctggtgtgagagaattagccacctacaaggatgttgcccagatgttttatcatcttgtgggaggcttgtctcatatccccacatgggaagctggagctgacagacaggagctcaccccatctcatggattcaaaccaccgacctccaggcacaagggtttaacccattgcttcaCCCCAGCTCTTCACCCAGGAACAAGCTCAGCATTCCTTATCTGCAATTCCAAATTCCAAATCCTCCAAGATTCAAAACTGTGCATTTGAGTAACTCAGATAGTGTTACctttataggcagtccccaaactacaaacatccaacttacatccaATCTCGTTACAAACAGGGATAATATAACAGGAAATTCAAATTTGCCCCTAAGAACgtgaattcattcctgaaagagttatcatgggaaaaggggggtctccactgaagcttcctcaccaatccttgtttccatgataATCAAAagtgttcaaaatccaattgtcacagggacagaaagtgagatgaaatactCTAAACAGGgtcacagacaacaaaacaaacatgttgtcaaaggcttccatggctggaatcactgggttgctatgagttttccgggctgtatggccatgttccagaagcattctctcctgatgtttcactcacatctatggcaggcatcctcagaggttgtgaggtctattggaaacaaggcaagtgggctttatatatctgtgaaatgtgcagagtgagagaaagaactcttttctgctggagacagtgtgaaggttgcaattggccaccttgattagcattaaatggccttgcagcttcaaagcctggctggttgctgcctgggggattctttgttgggaagtgtggACCAGTTTAAAGgggatactgtggattatctgtcttcatattctgggttatatggcagtgtggaagtggtgtcaaaccgcatgaATTCTATAGTGGATGCACCCCAGTGATGTGTAAAGCATgcttttcaaaacagaaaattgtAGGATCCCAGGTCTGCCTTATCTATCTCCTCCTTGGCATGCTTTTCTTCTGTTGTTTTGGGTTAAAGGTCAGTTTCGTTCCTGGGGCGAGGCCAGCACAAAATAAAAGAGAGCATTGCTTACTTTGAGGGCTGTTCAAAGGACCAGGCGTCCTTCGGATGGGAAAAGTGACTCCTGGCCTTCTGGCTGGGTGGGTGGCTGGCTCAGGAAGCGGGTGGCTGGTCTCAGGAAGCAAAGCGAGAAAGATGGGTGGGAGCTGAGAGGGGATGGGGGCTTTCCCCCCTGGATTTCAAGGGAGGAGGAGGCTTCGGATGGGAGGCTGCTCTTCCCTGCcggcatttggggaggggggcggcAGGATTTGGGGGTCgccagggaggaagaggaggggagacAGGAAGCAGCATCGCCTCCTAACCTGGGAAGCCCAACCTCAGCCTCCAGATTGGAGAGAAAGCGAAGGAAGAGCGAGCCAAGGAGAGCCGCTTCCAGCCACTGGAGTCCTCTAGTGGCTGCACAGGCTGGAAGCCAGCTCATCTGCACATCTCTGCACTGAAGAGTGAATGCACTTTGGTaccgcttgaactgccatggctccctgatgtagaatcctaggagttgtactttgttacttgggtttggatggggatattttaataaatcaaacgcagaaatagtCCTTAGAATgtggtcattgttgttgttcattcgttcagtcgtctccgactcttcgtgacctcatggaccagcccacgccagagctccctgtcggccgttaccacccccagctccctcaaggtcagtccagtcacttcaaggatgccatccatccatcttgcccttggtcggcccctcttccttttgccttccactttccccagcataattgtcttctccaggctttgctgtctcct
This genomic interval from Anolis sagrei isolate rAnoSag1 chromosome 2, rAnoSag1.mat, whole genome shotgun sequence contains the following:
- the LOC132769490 gene encoding zinc finger protein ZFP2-like isoform X1, which produces MPPKRSKGKGPQASSQKRRPKGHKKSEEQPQNLFLVHSKGKVDTLDKKLSKRKGAIAPQRTSSGENLNICTECGQTFVQSSDLNNHQRIHTGEKPYKCSDCGKTFSISSNLSRHQRIHTGEKPYLCSECGKSFTDKSTLVQHVRTHTGEKPFQCIDCGKTFSRSSHHKRHLKSPLGKEQSKCILPESGASTKPSAPGKAKKARVSKKQHPPFEIPHTCAECWQSFNQTSDLVKHMRIHTGEKPFECNHCGKCFNVSSNLIRHKRIHTGEKPYTCTDCGKSFTDKSTLTQHNRIHTGEKPYTCTYCGKSFSRSSHHKRHQRIHAGENPVSFLPLWPYPNQMY